GCTTTACCAAAATGTTTATTAAAATAAAAAAAGATGCAAGACAACCATGTCTACATCATATTCTTTCTTATAAAACAGCTTGCCGACTAACTGCGCACTATTTTATTCAATTCAAATCAAATCTAAAAAAGTTTTATTTAATTCAAACTTGATTTGACTGTCTTGAAATTTAAATTATACATATTATTTTTTAGTTTTTAAAACTAAAGTTAAACTTAATCTTTTCTATAAAGGAAATTTCAAACCAAATTCTTCCTCATTTCAATTAAAAACATAATTATTTCTTTTTCTTGAGTTGATAAGATAATTGATTTGTTTCTTTAATATTTGACATGAAAAAATGTATGGATTTTAAATGATAATTTGCTTTTTTGTCATTTTGTATACTTAGAGAGAATTATATTCATAAACTAAAATGCTTAGGTTATTTTAAGTCCTGCAATATCACCAAAATTACTAGGTCTATATTTTCGATATAACTCTTTATTTTGTTCGATAAATCCTCTTTTAATAAATACGTATTTATTATTAATTTTATTATTTTAAAAGTATTAATATACTGATTAGAAATTGAATAAACCTAAAATTAAAAAATGTTGTTTATAAACTAAAGAAAAATTTTATCTATAAACAACTTCAAATTCCTCAAAAAGTATATCCATGTCTTCTGTGAAATTTAAATTATATCTTTTAAAAACACTTGTAAAAAATCTTCTATGTTCTTCTTTTCAAGATTCAAGATTTTCATCTTCACCTTCTAGTTTACAAATATCATAATTCATTTCATTAAATTTTATATATCTTACATTAGTTGTTTTAATGATGCACTTTGGATTACGCAATGAATCAGTTACTATTGCATAATCACCTACCCTTGGTTCTTCTTCATTATCCTTTTCATATTGAAAAAGTGCTGATGAAGTAGCTTTTTTCTTTCCTTCTAGAACTAATTTAAGTAGTTCTTTGTAAGTTCTTTCATCATAACCAAAACAAAAGTCTTCTTTGTAATTTAAATCTTGATCAGCATTTGTATCAAGTTTAAATTTCTCTCAATATTCTCTGATTTTTTGTTCCATTTTCATTAATTGCTCTTAATTCTTTCTATATAAATAATATCAAAAAAGAAGCCTAAGCTCCTTTTTCTTTAGGGCATATCACTTACTTAATTAATTTTTAATCTTCGGTTTTCCCTTAGATTACCTTTATTGTAACATAAAAGCTTTTTTATCTGTTTGTAACTTCCATATTGATTTCTCATTATTTTCAACTCAATTTGTGCAAATTTTATTTAATTCTTTTGTATGTCTTAATTTTGCCCTTTTGTGTTCATTTCTTTAACAGATTATAGATTAATTAAAGCTATAATTAATAAAAAAAACAAACTTATTCTAATAATATTTTGCACTAACTACTCAACTTGTCCTTAGATTTATTTTACTTTATAAAAATTAAATAATTATGTTTTCAAAAGTTTGCTGTTTTACCAATTTGTCTTTTTCTAGTAAATTTGTTACCCCAATACCAATTAATGATATAGATTCACCTTCATAAATATCATCTAAAACTGTTTTTACTGTTGAATAAATTTTTTCTAAACTATCAGTATATTCTATAAAAGTTTCACTATATGATTTTCGCTTCTTATGCTCTTTTTTATCAAAATTTATTTCTTGATTATAAAACTTTATAGATAGTGAAACAGTTTTAGCAAGTAGGTTATTATTTTGCATTCTAATCACTACTTTTTCAGCTAATCTAAATAAAACTTCCTCAATTTCTTCAATAGACATATTTCTTTTTTCAAAAGTCTTTTCTTTTGAAATTGATTTCATCGATGTATCTCAATAAGCTATTTCGTTATTTTTTATTCCGTTAAGTTTTTGAAACATTTTTTGTCCAACTAGTCCAAAAGTATTTTCAATAATTTTTTCATCAAGTTTAATGAAGTCATTTACAGTTTCTACATTTAATTTTTCCATTTTTTCTAATGATGAAACTCCAACTCCAATAACATCTTTTATTGGTTTATTTCAAATTAGAGTTTTGTAATTTTCTTTAGTTATAATAGTAATTCCATTTGGCTTTTTCATATCACTACCCATTTTTGCAAATAATCTAGTAAAACTAACACCAATACTACATGTTAAACCTGTTTCTTGATAAACTGCAGT
This is a stretch of genomic DNA from Mesoplasma coleopterae. It encodes these proteins:
- a CDS encoding ASCH domain-containing protein yields the protein MEQKIREYWEKFKLDTNADQDLNYKEDFCFGYDERTYKELLKLVLEGKKKATSSALFQYEKDNEEEPRVGDYAIVTDSLRNPKCIIKTTNVRYIKFNEMNYDICKLEGEDENLESWKEEHRRFFTSVFKRYNLNFTEDMDILFEEFEVVYR
- a CDS encoding Y-family DNA polymerase yields the protein MNQKVILHLDMDAFFASCEQAHDKTLKNKPVVVARNNDKSIIVAASYDARKYGIKAGTPIFEAKKLAYGELIIKEGNRDLYEEYSERIFNLIKEQFTYKVEILGIDECFIDATNIWKKYGNVKNLSLAIQTAVYQETGLTCSIGVSFTRLFAKMGSDMKKPNGITIITKENYKTLIWNKPIKDVIGVGVSSLEKMEKLNVETVNDFIKLDEKIIENTFGLVGQKMFQKLNGIKNNEIAYWDTSMKSISKEKTFEKRNMSIEEIEEVLFRLAEKVVIRMQNNNLLAKTVSLSIKFYNQEINFDKKEHKKRKSYSETFIEYTDSLEKIYSTVKTVLDDIYEGESISLIGIGVTNLLEKDKLVKQQTFENIII